A genomic segment from Bacteroidales bacterium encodes:
- the coaE gene encoding dephospho-CoA kinase (Dephospho-CoA kinase (CoaE) performs the final step in coenzyme A biosynthesis.) — MTKVGVTGGIGSGKTLICQVFEKLGAPVFYADEEAKRLLNDDPQVRDAVIEYFGREIYDEQGIKKALLASKIFNSREALRKINNIVHPAVRRLFLKWAEARESVFPYVIEEAALLFESGFYKDLDFNILVYAPEELRIERVMQRDNTNREHIKARMKHQMKDEEKIPGVEAVIYNDDSQMVIPQILEIHKQLTRK; from the coding sequence ATGACTAAAGTAGGTGTTACAGGAGGCATAGGAAGTGGTAAGACTTTGATATGCCAGGTTTTCGAAAAGCTTGGCGCACCGGTTTTTTATGCCGATGAGGAGGCTAAAAGGCTGCTAAATGATGATCCACAGGTAAGAGACGCGGTGATTGAATATTTCGGCCGGGAAATATATGATGAACAAGGAATAAAGAAAGCCCTTCTGGCTTCAAAAATATTCAACAGCAGGGAAGCGTTACGTAAGATAAATAATATAGTTCATCCGGCTGTTAGGAGATTATTTCTGAAATGGGCAGAAGCAAGGGAATCTGTTTTTCCCTATGTAATTGAAGAAGCGGCACTTTTGTTTGAAAGTGGGTTCTATAAAGATTTGGATTTTAATATTCTGGTATATGCTCCTGAGGAATTAAGAATTGAAAGGGTAATGCAGAGGGATAACACAAACAGGGAACACATTAAGGCCAGGATGAAGCATCAGATGAAAGATGAAGAAAAAATACCAGGTGTCGAAGCTGTAATTTATAATGATGACTCGCAAATGGTCATACCACAGATTCTTGAAATTCACAAACAGTTAACCAGGAAATAA